The nucleotide sequence AAAAGATACTTGCACTTAACACTCCGGTCATGACCTTCTGCATTTATCTTGCAATACTGCTGGTGTGCTACAATGGTTCGAAAATGATAATCAATTCAGGTGCAACGGAGCTTACTGCCGGAGAACTTTCGTCACTTTTAACCTACGGGGTGCAGTGTCTCGTATCACTTATGATGGCTTCTATGGTTTTCGTAATGACAACCATGGCTGCCGAGTCTGCCGGTCGTATAGCAGAGGTCCTGAATACAGAAAGCACACTCAGATCTCCTGAAAATGGGATTAAAAGTGTTGACAATGGTGATATAGATTTTGAAAATGTTTCCTTTAAATACAAGGCAGACAGTAAAAAATTTGCACTTTCAAATATTAACCTTCATATAAAGTCAGGACAGACAATTGGAATCCTGGGTGGTACGGGTTCTTCAAAATCATCTCTTATACAGCTGATCCCCAGACTTTATGATGTCAGTGAAGGCTCTGTGAAGGTGGGAGAAAAGGACGTAAGGGAATATGATCTTGTGACCCTTCGTGATGCAGTTGCCGTAGTTTTGCAGAAAAATGTCCTTTTCTCAGGCAGTATCAAAGAAAATATGAGATGGGGAAATAAAGATGCAACAGATGATGAAATTATTGCTGCATGCAGGATTTCACAGGCAGATGAATTTATACAGCAATTCCCTAATAAATATGATACCCATATAGAACGCGGTGGCACTAATGTATCCGGCGGACAGAAACAGAGGCTCTGTATTGCCAGGGCAATCCTTAAAAACCCAAAAGTGCTTATATTTGATGATTCTACATCAGCTGTAGATACCAAGACAGACGCACTCATAAGGAAGGGACTTGCAGGTTCGCTTCCGGATACTACTAAAATAATCATTGCACAGAGGGTTTCATCGGTTCAGGAGGCAGATCTGATCCTGATAATGGAGAATGGTGAGATTGTCGAGATGGGCAATCACGAAGAACTCCTGAAAAAGAATGGAATTTATAAAGAACTTTTTGATTCACAGACAAAGGGAAAGGAGGAGTGATCATATGCAGATGAGAAGACGTCAGATGCAGGGAAAAAGACCGGATATTAAACCGGGGACTTTTACAAGATTCATAAAATATCTTGCTGCCCATTACGGATTCCAGATGGGGCTTGTTTTGATCTGCCTTATACTGAGTGCTTTTTCTTCAGTAATAGCAAATTTATTCATACAGAAAATTGTTGATGAGATCATTGCTCCCGGACTTACAGGAGGTTTTGAGTCGGTTGCTTCGGATTTTATAAAGGTCATAAGTTCCATGGTGGCTTTTTACCTCATAGGGCTGGCAGCGACATTTATTTACACCAGAACAATGGCTCTGATCACACAGGGAACCCTGAAAGCCTTTCGTGTGGATATGTTTGAGAGGATGGAATCCCTGCCGATAAAATTTTTTGATACACATGCCCATGGGGACATCATGAGTACGTATACGAATGATACAGATGCGTTGAGGCAGCTTATAGGCCAAAGCATGCCAATGCTCATACAGTCAGCCATAAGCAGCATCGGTATAATATTTATGATGCTTTATTATAGCGTATGGCTTACGCTTGTTGCTGCAGTGTTCGTGTTTATAATGATAAATGCCATCAGGAATATCGGAGGTAAAAGCTCGAGATACATGCTTGAGCAGCAGATGTCGCTTGCTGCAGAAGAAGGCTTTATCGAGGAAATGATGGAGGGAACCAGGGTCGTTAAGGTTTTTAACCATGAGACGGAATCTAAAAAGGATTTTGAAAAGCTTAACGAAAAGCTCAGGGGTGATAGCGAAAAGGCAAACATTTTTGGAAATATCTTAGGCCCGATAATGGGTAATATGGGTAACCTTATGTATGTTGTAGTCGTTCTTGCAGGCGGTATGCTGGTTACCTTCAATGCGAGAAATATAGGTTTCAGCAATCTGTTTACAAGCGAGTTTAATTATGTGACGATCGGAATGATCGTTTCATTCCTTGGGATGTGCAGGCAGTTGTCGCAGACCATCATGCAGGCATCCATGCAGATGACCTTTGTTTCCATGGGACTTGCCGGAGCAGAGAGAGTATTTGACCTTATCGACCAGAAACCGGAAGAGGATGAAGGCTATGTTGAGCTTGTCAATTCCACGGTGGATGAAAACGGTGAAATAAGGGAAACGGATAAACACACAGGACATTGGGCGTGGAAGCATCCCCATAAAGCTGATGGAACAGTGACCTACCAGCCGCTTGAGGGCAATATCGAGCTTGTAGATGTTGATTTCGGATACAGTCCTGAAAAAACCGTGCTTCACAATATATCACTTTTCGCAAAAACCGGACAGAAGATCGCATTTGTCGGGTCAACAGGAGCAGGTAAGACAACCATCACGAACCTTATAAACAGATTTTATGATATCGGTGATGGAAAAATCCGTTATGACGGAATAAATATAAACAAGATCAATAAAAGAGACCTGAGACGTTCGCTGGGAATAGTGCTTCAGGATGTCAATCTTTTCACAGGAACTGTAATGGACAACATCCGCTATGGTAAACTGGATGCGACAGATGAAGAATGTATTAATGCAGCAAAGCTTGCAAATGCACACAGCTTTATAGAGAGGCTTCCGGATGGCTACAACACTATGCTTACAGCAAACGGAAGCAACCTTTCACAGGGACAGAGGCAGCTTATTTCCATTGCGAGAGCGGCAGTGGCAGATCCGCCGGCGATGATACTCGATGAGGCAACATCTTCGATCGATACCAGAACTGAGGCAATAGTTCAGCGCGGTATGGATAATCTTATGAAAGGCCGTACAGTATTTGTAATCGCCCACAGATTGTCAACTGTAAGAAATTCTGATGCAATCATGGTTCTCGATCACGGCAGGATAATCGAAAGAGGCAACCACGATGAACTCATCGCACAGAAGGGAACATATTATCAGCTCTACACCGGTGCTTTCGAAATGGAGTAATTACCAGACGAGAGTATGAGTTACTATCCGTATGACATAACAGATAATAAGGGCAGCGATGAAAAAAACTGCACCGAAATTAATGAGCTTTTTTGAAGGTTTGATTATTTTAAGCTCATTTAGAATAATTAATATAATTGCTAAAGCTGCGAGAGGCCAGAGTGGATGAAATTTGAAAGATTCATCTATATTTCCGTGGACTACAGCCCTGAAAGCTCTCGTCATTCCGCAGCTTGGACAGGGAAAACCAAAGATCAGTTTTACAGGGCACCTGTAGAACCCCAAATATGCAGCGGCTGCCAATAATAGTAGCCCTATGGCTATAATTATTTTATCTTTAATATTTTTCATATCATTCATTAAAAAGAAAAACTCACTAAGTTATTAGTGAGTTTTTCTGATAAATCTCTAAAATTAATTCTGTTTTAAAATTACTTAGCGTACTTTCCGTCAATGAAGACAACTTCTGAGTCCTGACCGAATGATGAACCATATACCTTAACAAGGCAGATGATAAAATCGATAAGCGACCAGATTCCGCAGCATCCTAAGGTGATGAGCTTGAGAACACCAAAAAGAATCTGTCCTCTCATGAAACGGTCAACTCCGAAAGAACCTAAAAACCACACAAAAAGCCAGCAATATAAGTTTTTGTCAA is from Lachnospiraceae bacterium C1.1 and encodes:
- a CDS encoding ABC transporter ATP-binding protein, with the translated sequence MRRRQMQGKRPDIKPGTFTRFIKYLAAHYGFQMGLVLICLILSAFSSVIANLFIQKIVDEIIAPGLTGGFESVASDFIKVISSMVAFYLIGLAATFIYTRTMALITQGTLKAFRVDMFERMESLPIKFFDTHAHGDIMSTYTNDTDALRQLIGQSMPMLIQSAISSIGIIFMMLYYSVWLTLVAAVFVFIMINAIRNIGGKSSRYMLEQQMSLAAEEGFIEEMMEGTRVVKVFNHETESKKDFEKLNEKLRGDSEKANIFGNILGPIMGNMGNLMYVVVVLAGGMLVTFNARNIGFSNLFTSEFNYVTIGMIVSFLGMCRQLSQTIMQASMQMTFVSMGLAGAERVFDLIDQKPEEDEGYVELVNSTVDENGEIRETDKHTGHWAWKHPHKADGTVTYQPLEGNIELVDVDFGYSPEKTVLHNISLFAKTGQKIAFVGSTGAGKTTITNLINRFYDIGDGKIRYDGININKINKRDLRRSLGIVLQDVNLFTGTVMDNIRYGKLDATDEECINAAKLANAHSFIERLPDGYNTMLTANGSNLSQGQRQLISIARAAVADPPAMILDEATSSIDTRTEAIVQRGMDNLMKGRTVFVIAHRLSTVRNSDAIMVLDHGRIIERGNHDELIAQKGTYYQLYTGAFEME
- a CDS encoding TM2 domain-containing protein, with translation MEKRFDKNLYCWLFVWFLGSFGVDRFMRGQILFGVLKLITLGCCGIWSLIDFIICLVKVYGSSFGQDSEVVFIDGKYAK
- a CDS encoding ABC transporter ATP-binding protein, which translates into the protein MHNIKTIAKCIREFKKPSMLAPFCVALECMLECFIPLIMARLINQMDGSSMRPIIENGTLLIVMAFGSLACGILAGKYAATGSTGLAKNLRDDLFNRINDFSFADVDKFSTSSLVTRMTTDVTNVSNAYQMLIRMAFRAPLMLLFSIIMSATINFKMATYFMGMVPVLAIVLFGIVHIVRPIFKRIFKKYDALNNSVQENIAGIRVVKAFVREDYEKKKFSDAAEEVRNDFTNAEKILALNTPVMTFCIYLAILLVCYNGSKMIINSGATELTAGELSSLLTYGVQCLVSLMMASMVFVMTTMAAESAGRIAEVLNTESTLRSPENGIKSVDNGDIDFENVSFKYKADSKKFALSNINLHIKSGQTIGILGGTGSSKSSLIQLIPRLYDVSEGSVKVGEKDVREYDLVTLRDAVAVVLQKNVLFSGSIKENMRWGNKDATDDEIIAACRISQADEFIQQFPNKYDTHIERGGTNVSGGQKQRLCIARAILKNPKVLIFDDSTSAVDTKTDALIRKGLAGSLPDTTKIIIAQRVSSVQEADLILIMENGEIVEMGNHEELLKKNGIYKELFDSQTKGKEE
- a CDS encoding DUF2752 domain-containing protein, yielding MNDMKNIKDKIIIAIGLLLLAAAAYLGFYRCPVKLIFGFPCPSCGMTRAFRAVVHGNIDESFKFHPLWPLAALAIILIILNELKIIKPSKKLINFGAVFFIAALIICYVIRIVTHTLVW